One Betta splendens chromosome 8, fBetSpl5.4, whole genome shotgun sequence DNA segment encodes these proteins:
- the cdc27 gene encoding cell division cycle protein 27 homolog: protein MTVLQEPVQAAVWQALNHYAYLDAVFLAERLYAEVRSEEALYLLATCYYRSGKPYKAYRLLKAHSCCTPQVRYLLAKCCVDLSKLAEGEQVLIGGVLNKQKSQDDIITEFGDSASFTLSLLGHIYCKTDRVAKGAECFQRSLTLNPFLWSPFQNLCHLGEKPDPDQVFRLSSLQNSSIGASPQSISPAQNSSHRLDTALMETPQDTLELNRLNLESNGKLTSDLSVSYIDSSIISPDTGSLLGNTVSMASAGSLLGKQNKPKSGRSLLGGPTTLSPLTPSFGILPLEPSPGDPTYLQNYSATMETQTTAPSKKSVSRISQSKSVFSQSGNSRDVLPIPFNQSQTSAPHTSGSPQVLSPSMSGPPNVQPRRSSRLFTSASSTAKENSKKLKMKFPTKIPNRKTKCKSAKTSNSTNLNESLDILRLDPCLSLPDTKIPQYQRAAADSVMVLLRELGRGYQALCSYNCRDAINILTSLPPQHYNTGWVLTHIGRAYFELAEYTQAERLFSEVRRIESYRVEGMEIYSTTLWHLQKDVALSALSKDLTDMDKNCPEAWCVAGNCFSLQREHDIAIKFFQRAIQVDSGFAYAYTLLGHEFVLTEELDRALACFRNAIRVNNRHYNAWYGLGMIYYKQEKFNLAEIHFKKALSINPQSSVLLCHIGVVQHALKKSDAALETLNRAIRIDPKNPLCKFHRASILFANDKYKAALQELEELKQIVPKESLVYFLIGKVYKKLGQTHLALMNFSWAMDLDPKGANNQIKEAIDKRYLPEDEGAELDDSQDSSIMTDADDTQLHTAESDDVL, encoded by the exons ATGACGGTGCTGCAGGAACCCGTCCAG GCTGCAGTGTGGCAGGCTCTGAACCACTATGCCTACCTTGATGCTGTCTTCCTTGCTGAGAGACTCTACGCTGAAG TGaggtcagaggaggctcttTACCTGTTGGCTACCTGTTACTACCGCTCAGGAAAGCCATATAAAGCATACCGTCTGCTGAAggctcacagctgctgcacgCCACAGGTTCGATATCTGTTGGCCAAATGTTGCGTGGACCTCAGCAA gctcgctGAAGGAGAACAGGTTCTTATTGGTGGGGTGCTGAACAAACAGAAAAGTcaagatgacatcatcacagagTTTGGAGACTCTGCGTCCTTCACACTGTCCTTACTGGGACACATCTACTG TAAGACCGACCGTGTTGCAAAAGGTGCTGAGTGTTTCCAGAGAAGCTTAACACTGAACCCATTCCTGTGGTCACCTTTCCAGAATTTGTGTCACCTAG GAGAGAAACCAGATCCAGATCAGGTCTTCAGGTTGTCTTCTCTACAGAATTCTTCTATAGGCGCATCTCCTCAATCTATTAGCCCTGCCCAGAACTCCTCACACCGTCTAGACACCGCTCTCATGGAGACGCCTCAGGACACACTG gAGTTAAATCGTTTGAATCTGGAGTCGAATGGGAAGCTGACGTCTGATTTGTCAGTTTCCTACATTGACTCCTCTATCATCTCTCCGGATACTGGCTCCCTATTGGGTAACACTGTTTCCATGGCATCAGCAGGCTCCTTATTGGGGAAACAGAACAAGCCTAAGAGTGGGAGGAGTTTACTGGGTGGACCTACCACACTCAGCCCACTGACACCTAG ctTTGGCATCCTGCCCCTGGAGCCTAGCCCTGGAGACCCCACATATCTACAAAACTATTCAgctaccatggaaacacaaaccacagcacCCAGCAAGAAG TCTGTCTCCAGGATTAGTCAGTCCAAATCTGTCTTTAGTCAGAGTGGCAACAGCAGAGATGTTCTCCCCATTCCATTTAACCAATCACAGACCTCAGCACCTCACACCAG tGGCTCCCCTCAGGTTCTCAGTCCCAGTATGTCTGGTCCTCCAAACGTTCAACCTAGAAGAAGTTCCAGACTGTTCACAAGTGCAAGCTCTACCGCCAAG GAGAACAGTAAGAAACTGAAGATGAAGTTTCCCACAAAGATCCCtaacaggaaaacaaagtgTAAATCAGCCAAGACCTCAAATAGCACCAACCTAAACGAGAGTCTGGATATCCTGAGACTGGATCCCTGCTTAAGCCTACCTGACACCAAGATACCCCAGTatcaaagagctgctgcag ACAGTGTGATGGTGTTACTACGGGAGCTGGGCCGTGGGTACCAGGCGCTGTGCTCATACAACTGCAGAGATGCCATCAATATCttgacctccctccctccccagcACTACAACACTGGCTGGGTCCTCACGCATATCGGCAGAGCTTACTTCGAACTGGCCGAGTACACACAG GCAGAACGTCTGTTCAGTGAGGTTCGCAGGATTGAGTCCTACAGAGTTGAAGGGATGGAGATATACTCGACAACACTTTGGCACCTACAAAAAGATGTGGCTCTGTCAGCCCTGTCCAAAGACCTGACAGACATGGACAAGAACTGTCCTGAG GCTTGGTGTGTAGCTGGAAATTGTTTCAGTTTGCAGAGGGAGCATGATATTGCCATAAAATTCTTTCAGAGAGCCATCCAG GTGGACTCAGGCTTTGCCTATGCGTACACTCTGCTGGGTCATGAGTTTGTCCTGACAGAGGAGTTGGACCGAGCCCTTGCCTGCTTTAGAAATGCTATTCGAGTTAACAACAGACACTACAATGCATG GTATGGTCTGGGCATGATCTACTACAAACAGGAGAAATTCAACTTGGCAGAAATTCACTTCAAAAAAGCTCTAAGCATTAACCCCCAGAGCTCTGTTCTGCTGTGTCATATTGGCGTG gtgCAGCATGCACTCAAAAAGTCTGATGCAGCATTGGAAACTTTGAACAGAGCAATCAGAATCGATCCCAAAAACCCACTCTGCAAGTTTCACAGAGCTTCCATCTTGTTTGCCAATGACAAGTACAAG GCAGCTCTTCAGGAGCTTGAGGAGCTAAAGCAGATTGTACCTAAAGAGTCTCTGGTGTATTTCCTCATTGGAAAG GTGTATAAGAAGCTGGGGCAGACTCACCTGGCGCTGATGAACTTCAGCTGGGCGATGGATCTGGATCCTAAAGGAGCAAACAACCAGATCAAAGAAGCAATTGATAAGCGATATCTGCCAGAGGACGAAG GAGCAGAGCTTGATGACAGCCAGGACAGCAGTATCATGACAGATGCGGATGACACCCAGCTCCACACAGCTGAGAGTGATGACGTTCTTTAA
- the gh1 gene encoding somatotropin — MDKVVFLLSILSLGVSSQSITDSQRLFTIAVSRVQHLHLLAQRLFADFESSLQTEEQRQLNKIFLQDFCNSDYIISPIDKHETQRSSVLKLLSISYRLIESWEFPSRSLYGGSAQRYQIPPKLSELMRGIQLLIKANEDGVEMFSDSVVPQLAPYGNYYQSLGEDESLRRSYELLACFKKDMHKVETYLTVAKCRLSTEANCTL; from the exons ATGGACAAAG TTGTGTTCCTGCTCTCCATCCTGTCGCTGGGTGTCTCCTctcagtccatcacagacagcCAGCGTCTCTTCACCATTGCTGTGAGCAGAGTTCAACACCTGCACCTGCTGGCCCAGAGACTCTTCGCTGACTTT GAAAGCTCTTtgcagacggaggagcagcgtcAGCTCAATAAAATCTTCCTGCAGGACTTTTGTAACTCAGATTACATTATCAGCCCCATTGACAAACATGAGACCCAGCGCAGCTCT GTGCTGAAGCTGTTATCAATTTCCTATCGGCTGATTGAATCTTGGGAGTTTCCCAGCCGGTCTCTGTATGGAGGTTCTGCTCAAAGATACCAAATTCCCCCCAAACTTTCGGAGCTGATGAGAGGGATCCAGCTACTCATCAAG GCCAATGAGGATGGTGTAGAGATGTTCTCTGACAGCGTGGTACCACAGCTAGCGCCGTATGGAAATTACTACCAAAGCCTGGGAGAAGATGAGTCTCTGAGACGCAGCTATGAACTTCTGGCTTGCTTCAAGAAGGACATGCATAAG GTGGAGACCTACCTGACTGTGGCTAAATGTCGACTCTCGACCGAAGCTAATTGCACTTTGTAG